The genomic DNA TAATTTCTGTTTTGTTGTTTTTTATTGCTGCTAATAATTCTGGGGTGAGTGCATTTTCTGCGGCTCGATAACGTAATTTATCACCTTCAACCCACAGTTCTATTTGCAGTGCAGACAGGTTTTTTAACAGTTCTTTTAAATTCATAATTCACCTTCTATATAATTATTTTCCTGGGATAATACCTGCTCAGTTTCAACTGTTTTAGTCATTACTGGTAGGGTGATTTTGTCTTTTGATTTGCTGTCTTTGATAGCAGGATATTCTTCTAAAACAACATGAGCATTTGTACCACCAAAACTAAAGGCACTGACACCAGCAATAACTGGTTCATCTTGATCTGGTAATGGTGTTAATTCTGTCTGCACACGCAATGAAAGCTTATCAAAAGGAATGTAGGGATTAGGTTGCTGGAAATGTAAACTAGGTGGAATTTGAGCATATTTGAGAGATAGTGCTACTTTAATTAATCCCGCTATTCCTGCGGCTACTTCCAGGTGTCCAATGTTAGTTTTTACAGAACCTACAGTACAGTATTTACCCGGAGAGCGACTCTCATTTAATACCTTGCCTAAAGCCTTGATTTCTATGGGATCTCCCAGCTTTGTCCCTGTACCGTGAGCTTCAATGTATTGGACTTGACCTGGAGACACCCCAGCTTTGCTATAGGCTTCTCTGAGCAGAGCTTCTTGAGCGCGGGGGTTTGGAGCTGTCAGTCCATTACTGTGTCCATCCTGGTTAACTGCACTACCACGAATTACAGCATAAATATAATCTTTATCTTTTAAAGCTTGATCAAGAGGTTTTAAAACTACAATACCAGCACCTTCACTACGGACGTAACCATCAGCGCGGCTATCAAAGGTTTTACAACGTCCATCAGCAGCCATAAATCCTGCTTGGGCAAAGCTAACTGTCATCCACGGTGATAAAATCATCTGCACACCTCCAGCTAATGCCAGGGTAGATTCTTGATTCCAGATGCTTTGACAAGCAAGATGAACGGCTACCAAGGAAGAAGAACAAGCAGTATCAATACTGAGACTTGGTCCTGTGAAATTAAAGAAGTAGGAAATACGATTTGCTGCCATACAGTTAGTGTTACCTGATCCTGTATAAGCATCAAGATTTGCAGGTTGTTCAATCAGATTACTGTAATAATCTTTACTACTAATACCTAAAAACACACCTGTCTTTGTACCGTTGAGATAATCTAATGTTTGACCGCCATCTTCTAAAGCTTCCCACGCTAACTCCAATGCCAGACGTTGCTGGGGATCCATGCTCATGGCTTCCCGTGGAGATATCTTAAAAAATTGCGGATCAAATTGATCTACATCTTCTAAAAAACCGCCCCATTGGATATTCTGCTGCTCTAAGTCTGTGGATGTCAATTGACTCAAGCATTCTACTTGCCAACGCTCTGCTGGTACTTCTGTGATGGCATCTACACCATCTCGCAACAGTTGCCAGAAGGCTTTCTTGTCTTGAGCTTTGGGGAAACGACAACCTACACCAATTATTGCAATCGGTTCTCTATCCATACTGCTTATCCTTGATTTGAACTGTCATCATTGAATCTATCTGGGTAAACTATCTTGGAAGTTGGATGTTAAGAAACTGTTTGCAACTGCTGATGTTGTTCTACTAGATACTCAGCAAGAGATTCAATAGTTGGATATTCCCATAACAGAGTCGGGTCTAGGTCGCATTTTAGCCACTCTGTTAATTCATAAACTGTGCTAGTTGCTAGGTTGGAATCCATACCGTAGTAAGCAAATGATTCTGTCGTATCTAGATCATGGGGCTGAATGTGCAAGTTCAGACTGAGATGAGAAACTAGCCATGTTTGTATTTTCTCTTTGGTAATTGGGCTAGATAGATCAATGTTGTTTTTAGTGCTTAATATTACCTTATTTTCAGTATTTTTATATATGGAATCTTTTGTATTTTCCCATGAGGATTCTGATTCTACTTGCAGCTGTTCTAAATCTATTTGCTGGGGATTTTCGAGAATCCAATCGCCTACTACATCTAGATTTTTATCTAAAAATCCACTACGGCAAGCGCTGCGCTGAATTTTACCACTAGAGGTTTTGGGAATACTGGCAGTTTTCAGTAATAATACGGCATAAACTTGTAAATAGTGTTTTTGAGATACAGCTTTACGAATCGCTCCAATGATTTCATTAGTGTTGAGTTTACGCAGGTAACTACGCTCTACTTCTTGCGCGATTACCAATTGTTCAGTACCATCTACATCTACAGAAAATGCTGCTCCACAACTTGGCCGCAATGCTGGGTGGCTTTCTTCTACTGTTAATTCAATGTCTTGGGGGTAATGATTACTACCTCGAATAATAATTAAGTCTTTGAGGCGACCGGCAATAAACAATTCCCCATCTTTGATAAATCCTAAATCCCCTGTCCGCAAAAATGGCCCTTCTTTAGTGTCTTGTAAATAAGCTTTAAAAGTTTCCTTGGTTGCTTCTGCCCGCTGCCAATATCCTTGGGTAACGGTAGAGCCAGAAATCCAAATTTCTCCGATTTCCTGGGACGCACATTTGGTAAACGATTCAGGATTAGCTATGACTATTTTGGTATCAATCCCTGGTTTTCCACAACTAACCAAGGTTTGGTGTTCCTGATCACTTGTGCTTTCTATCACTTGTTTTTCTGCCAGTGCTTCAGCTTGAACCGTACAGAAATTTGGTAATGTTTGTTTTGGTACTGCTGTTACTGCTAATGTTCCTTCTGCTAAACCGTAGCCTGGGCAAAATGTTGATGGGTCAAAACCACAAGATTTAAACGTTTGGGTAAATTTTGTGATGGTGCTATATCTGACTGGTTCAGCACCGTTTAAGGCCATCTGCAAGCTACTTAAATCTAGGTTATCTCTTTCTGTGGTGGTAGTTTTATGAATGCAAAGTTCATAGGCAAAGTTAGGCGCAGCAGTATGTGTGCCTTTGTAGCGGGAAATTGCCTGAAGCCATCGGATTGGTTTTTGAATAAAGGATGCAGGTGCCATCATGTAGCAAGGAAATCCTGCATACAGAGGTTGCAGAACTCCGTATATTAGTCCCATGTCGTGGAATACGGGCAACCATGTCACCATGACACTTTGTGAGTCGTATTCCCAAATTTGCTGCATATATTTGGAATTTTGCCGCAAGTTGCCGTGGCTTACCATCACACCTTTGGGTTTTCCTGTAGAACCAGAGGTGTACTGGAGAAAGGCTAGGGTGTCTCTGTCTATTTGTGCTGGTTGCCAATCTGATGCTTGACTGACAGGGATGTTATCGGTTGCTAAAAGCTGCATATCAGCAAACTCTGGTTCTTGGGCAAATTTACTTTGAATCTGCTCAAGAATGGAGCTAACAGTCAGCGATACTTTTGTTTGGGCATCTGAGGCGATCGCCTTGAGTCTGGATAATGTCTGGTTGCGTTTGGGTGGATACACCGGAACGGCGATCACGTTGGCATACAGACAGCCGAAAAATGCTGTAATGAAGTCTAAACTCGGTGGGTATAAAAGCAAAACTCTCTCACCAGCAGCTTTTCGGGATTGAAGATAGCTGGCGATCGCCCTTGCTTTTTGATCTAGCTGGGAATATGTTAAGCTGGCTTCTTCTGTTTCCCCATCCCGCAGGAAAACGTAAGCTGTTTGGTCTGGTTGATTTTGTACTCTGTAACGTAGTAGTTCTACTAAAGTGGAAAATTTTTCTTGAGGATGTTGGGAAGTCGCTACACCAGTCTTCATAAATTAATATTCTCTATTTTTTATCCTGACTAAACTAGATAACTAAATTTATACTTACAATTCCACGCTAATAATACATTGTTTTGTTTGCATTTACATCTAAGCTGAATTTTATGACTTTAGTGATAAATAATCTCAGCATTCTCCACAAAATGCAAGAGTAATTTAAGTTGTTCGGAAAACAATTAAAGTGAGATAATAAGACAGTTAAGATTAATTTTGGGAAATTTAACTTATTTAAAACTTTTAAGCGGTTTTGCAAATCTCTTAATACTTTTAATACGTGAGTTGCAAGAGATTAAGATAAGATATTTAAAATATAAGCTAAGTTCAGATAAAAAATACTTAAAAATATAAGCGTATTAGCTCAATAAGTAGGGGTAGCAGAGGAGAATAAATGAAACTAAGTACACATAGTGTCATAGAATATATTTTAAAATACAGAAACTTACACCAGAAATTGAGGTAGATAGCAGGAATTAAAGAAAAATTTCCTTTCTACTCCTGCTTTTTTGAAAACTATGCCTAAATTCCCCCGTTAACTTACACCAGACAAGCTATAAAATCCTGTTTTAACTTAGCTGTATCTAAATTACGACCAATAAAAACAAGTTCATTTTTGCGGGTTTCATTTTCTTTCCAAGGTCTATCTTGTGTACCATCAAATATCATGTGTACTCCTTGAAAAACAAAACGATTATCTTCACCAGCTATGTTTAAAATACCTTTCATACGGAAAATGTCTGGGCCTTTGGTGCTGAGTAATTCAGTCATCCAAGCATTTAATTTTTCTGCATTTATTGCACCATTTTCTACCAATGCTACAGAATAAACGCTATCATCATGTTCATGGGCATCTTCACCTAAGAAATTCGGATCAATTTCTAAAGCCCGTTCTAAATCAAAAGCCTGAACTCCTAGCAAAGCATCCATTGATAATTCAGAATTTTGGGTACGATAAATTTTAGCCATAGCGTTCATTGATCGAATTCTCTGCTCTAACTCTGCTAAAATTTCTGGCGTGACTAAATCAGTTTTATTTAATAAAATCACATCAGCAAAAGCTATTTGTTCCTGAGCTTCGTCTGCTTCCCAATGTTGCCAAATATGTTTAGCATCTACAACCGTCACCACCGCATCTAGTGATAGTTGATTTTGCATATCTTCATCTACAAAAAATGTCTGAATTACAGGTGCAGGGTCAGCCAATCCCGTAGTTTCAATTACTAAATGATCAAATTTATCTCGGCGTTTCATCAAATTGCCGATAATGCGAATTAAATCACCACGGACTGTACAACAAATACAGCCATTGTTCATTTCAAATATTTCTTCATCTGCATCAATAACTAACTGATTATCAATGCCTACTTCTCCAAATTCATTGACAATTACTGCAACTTTTTTACCGTGTTCATAGGTAAGAATATGGTTAAGTAAGGTAGTTTTTCCTGCTCCCAAATAACCAGTTAAAACGGTTACAGGCACTGAGTTTGATGTTTCTGAAGTGATCATAATTTTCAAGTGATTTCAAAGCAATTGTGATGATTTTTTTAGTAAATGGTCAGCAGTCAGCTTTTGAATAGTTACGTAAAAAACCAGTATTTGATCATCTACTGATTTCCTAATCTCCTGACTGCTAAATTCTGACATTTATTGAAAATCATTACCTGTCTAACACATATTCGTTAAAAATGGTAGTTTTGTTTCCAAAAAGACTGCCGGAGATTCTTCGTTTACTTCCCGCTTCACCTATCACCGTTAATTTTCTAACTTACATTCCAGTGCTTTTTTCTGCATGGTTTTAAAGATGTTGTAGAAACCATTCGCGCGGGAAGGTGTGAGACTGACATCTAAACCTGTGGCTTGAATAAAATCAGGTTTTAATTCTACAATTTCTGTAGGTGTTAGTCCTTTGCATCCTTCTATCAAAAGTGCTAACAAA from Okeanomitos corallinicola TIOX110 includes the following:
- a CDS encoding AMP-binding protein, which codes for MKTGVATSQHPQEKFSTLVELLRYRVQNQPDQTAYVFLRDGETEEASLTYSQLDQKARAIASYLQSRKAAGERVLLLYPPSLDFITAFFGCLYANVIAVPVYPPKRNQTLSRLKAIASDAQTKVSLTVSSILEQIQSKFAQEPEFADMQLLATDNIPVSQASDWQPAQIDRDTLAFLQYTSGSTGKPKGVMVSHGNLRQNSKYMQQIWEYDSQSVMVTWLPVFHDMGLIYGVLQPLYAGFPCYMMAPASFIQKPIRWLQAISRYKGTHTAAPNFAYELCIHKTTTTERDNLDLSSLQMALNGAEPVRYSTITKFTQTFKSCGFDPSTFCPGYGLAEGTLAVTAVPKQTLPNFCTVQAEALAEKQVIESTSDQEHQTLVSCGKPGIDTKIVIANPESFTKCASQEIGEIWISGSTVTQGYWQRAEATKETFKAYLQDTKEGPFLRTGDLGFIKDGELFIAGRLKDLIIIRGSNHYPQDIELTVEESHPALRPSCGAAFSVDVDGTEQLVIAQEVERSYLRKLNTNEIIGAIRKAVSQKHYLQVYAVLLLKTASIPKTSSGKIQRSACRSGFLDKNLDVVGDWILENPQQIDLEQLQVESESSWENTKDSIYKNTENKVILSTKNNIDLSSPITKEKIQTWLVSHLSLNLHIQPHDLDTTESFAYYGMDSNLATSTVYELTEWLKCDLDPTLLWEYPTIESLAEYLVEQHQQLQTVS
- a CDS encoding polyketide synthase, with product MDREPIAIIGVGCRFPKAQDKKAFWQLLRDGVDAITEVPAERWQVECLSQLTSTDLEQQNIQWGGFLEDVDQFDPQFFKISPREAMSMDPQQRLALELAWEALEDGGQTLDYLNGTKTGVFLGISSKDYYSNLIEQPANLDAYTGSGNTNCMAANRISYFFNFTGPSLSIDTACSSSLVAVHLACQSIWNQESTLALAGGVQMILSPWMTVSFAQAGFMAADGRCKTFDSRADGYVRSEGAGIVVLKPLDQALKDKDYIYAVIRGSAVNQDGHSNGLTAPNPRAQEALLREAYSKAGVSPGQVQYIEAHGTGTKLGDPIEIKALGKVLNESRSPGKYCTVGSVKTNIGHLEVAAGIAGLIKVALSLKYAQIPPSLHFQQPNPYIPFDKLSLRVQTELTPLPDQDEPVIAGVSAFSFGGTNAHVVLEEYPAIKDSKSKDKITLPVMTKTVETEQVLSQENNYIEGEL
- a CDS encoding GTP-binding protein — encoded protein: MITSETSNSVPVTVLTGYLGAGKTTLLNHILTYEHGKKVAVIVNEFGEVGIDNQLVIDADEEIFEMNNGCICCTVRGDLIRIIGNLMKRRDKFDHLVIETTGLADPAPVIQTFFVDEDMQNQLSLDAVVTVVDAKHIWQHWEADEAQEQIAFADVILLNKTDLVTPEILAELEQRIRSMNAMAKIYRTQNSELSMDALLGVQAFDLERALEIDPNFLGEDAHEHDDSVYSVALVENGAINAEKLNAWMTELLSTKGPDIFRMKGILNIAGEDNRFVFQGVHMIFDGTQDRPWKENETRKNELVFIGRNLDTAKLKQDFIACLV